Proteins from one Juglans microcarpa x Juglans regia isolate MS1-56 chromosome 1S, Jm3101_v1.0, whole genome shotgun sequence genomic window:
- the LOC121247341 gene encoding uncharacterized protein LOC121247341: MTTTWSSQEKGKLPAQPQPNPQSQPPQRAVESSNVRQVKAVTTLRNGKVVNIPAQGSDKAGKVSKPIQNEAENGEFEQNETETEKISCPVPAPFPQRLVPLHKDKHQSEILEIFKHVRINIPLLDAIQQIPAYAKFLKDLCTVKRKLNVQKKAFLTEQVSAIIQSNTPPKYKDPGSPTIACVIGSSKIGQALLDLGSSVNLLPYNVYEQLGLGELKPTPIILQLADRSIKMPRGVVEDVLVQVDKFFYPVDFVVLDVHLTPKSSFQAPVILGRPFLATSNALINCRSGVLKLSFGNMTLELNIFNICRQSQDLEDVQEVNLLESILEEETYLAYQPTNLFELDDVSHVFNAENKLETKWRPKIEQLPPLTANEIPILELKPLPSNLKYAFLGPDNTFPVVISAQLSHDQEGKLMEVLKQHKGAIGWKIADIKGINPLVCTHRIYLEENTKVSREMQRRLNPTMKEVVKTEILKLLDVGIIYPIADSKWVSPIHVIPKKSGLTIVKNEKDELIPTRISTGIEVDKAKIELISKLPIPKTVKEIRSFLGHAGFYRRFLQNFSSISKPLCELLVHNVAFE, from the exons ATGACTACGACATGGAGCTCTcaagagaaaggaaaacttcctgcacaacctcaacccaatccACAAAGTCAGCCACCACAAAGGGCAGTTGAGAGTTCAAATGTGAGGCAAGTGAAGGCGGTCACCACTTTGAGAAATGGTAAGGTGGTGAACATTCCGGCTCAAGGTTCAGACAAGGCTGGTAAGGTCTCTAAACCTATACAAAATGAGGCTGAAAATGGTGAGTTTGAACAAaatgaaactgaaactgaaaagattTCATGTCCTGTACCTGCTCCTTTTCCTCAAAGATTGGTTCCTCTGCACAAAGACAAACACCaatctgaaattttagaaatattcaagCATGTGAGGATTAATATCCCTTTGTTGGATGCTATACAACAAATTCCTGCATATGctaagtttctaaaagatttgtgtacggttaaaagaaaattaaatgtgcAGAAGAAAGCTTTTCTTACTGAGCAGGTCAGTGCCATAATTCAGAGCAATACCccaccaaaatataaagatcCCGGTTCACCAACAATTGCTTGTGTTATAGGAAGTTCAAAAATTGGTCAAGCATTGTTAGATCTTGGTTCAAGTGTGAATTTACTGCCTTATAATGTTTATGAGCAACTTGGTTTGGGGGAATTAAAACCAACTCCTATCATTTTACAACTAGCGGATAGGTCTATTAAAATGCCAAGAGGAGTTGTTGAGGATGTCTTGGTTCAAGTGGATAAATTCTTTTATCCCgttgattttgttgtgttggatgttcacttgacaccaaaatcttcttttcaagCACCTGTGATTCTTGGGAGACCTTTTCTTGCTACTTcaaatgcattaataaattgtaggagtggtgttttaaagctgagttttgggaacatgacccttgaactaaacattttcaatatttgtAGGCAATCTCAAGACTTGGAAGATGTACAAGAAGTGAATTTGTTGGAAAGCATCCTTGAGGAGGAGACTTATTTGGCATACCAGCCCACTAACCTGTTTGAGTTAGA TGATGTTTCTCATGTTtttaatgcagaaaataaattggAGACTAAATGGAGGCCAAAGATTGAGCAACTCCCACCGTTGACAGCAAATGAAATTCCAATACTAGAGCTGAAGCCATTGCCAAGTAACTTGAAATATGCATTTCTGGGACCGGACAACACCTTCCCAGTGGTGATTTCAGCCCAACTCTCTCATGACCAAGAAGGGAAATTGATGGAAGTCTTAAAGCAACACAAAGGTGCCATTGGGTGGAAAATCGCAGATATAAAAGGTATAAATCCTCTTGTGTGCACTCATAGgatttatttagaagaaaatactAAAGTCTCTAGGGAGATGCAAAGGAGATTAAATCCTACCATGAAAGAGGTGGTAAAAACAGAGATTTTGAAATTACTTGACGTGGGAATCATATACCCTATTGCAGACAGCAAGTGGGTAAGTCCCATTCATgtaataccaaaaaaatctgggcttaccattgtgaaaaatgagaaagatgaaCTGATTCCTACTAGGATTTCTACTG GTATTGAGGTTGATAAAGCTAAGATTGAACTTATTTCCAAGCTTCCTATACCCAAAACAGTGAAAGAAATCAGATCATTTCTTGGGCATGCTGGGTTTTATAGGCGATTCCTTCAAAATTTTAGTTCTATCTCTAAGCCCTTGTGTGAGTTACTTGTGCATAATGTTGCTTTTGAATAG
- the LOC121247342 gene encoding uncharacterized protein LOC121247342, with protein sequence MAENENHDREVVNQNRTLRDYLQPVRTSTPSCIIQPLNANAFNFKPGMIPLIPHFHGMDSENPYLHIKEFEKVCSTFMDRTCTEEVIRLKLFPFSLKDKAKTWLNSLRPRTIGTWQEMQTEFLKKFFPIHRTNALKRQIMNFTQKDSETFYQSWERFKDLLNACPHHGYENWRLISFFYESLTPKMRQFVQTMCNGEFFDKEPEEAFEYFDYLAENAQSWDTTDVHDRSRQVESGHGKYTLKEDDDLRAKLTLLSRKMEAMELKKVNEVHAVHKNSEKCSICEDHGHSTNECPTIPAFKEVLLDQSNAVNMIQKPYSGPYSNSYNPGWKNHPNFGWRNDQQVAPAALAPGPSQLAIQAPPMQKKGFEETVQQLSNTL encoded by the coding sequence ATGGCTGAAAATGAGAATCATGATCGGGAAGTAGTGAATCAGAATAGGacacttagagattatttacaacCTGTCAGAACTAGCACACCTTCATGTATAATCCAACCTTTGAATGCAAATGCCTTTAACTTCAAACCTGGAATGATTCCATTAATTccacattttcatggcatggatTCCGAGAATCCTTACCTtcatatcaaagagtttgaaaaggtttgttctacattcatGGACCGGACTTGCACTGAGGAGGTTATTAGACTaaagttgtttccattttctttgaaggatAAGGCTAAAACATGGCTAAATTCATTGAGACCTAGAACCATAGGCACATGGCAAGAaatgcaaactgaatttttgaagaaattctttCCAATACATAGGACAAATGCACTtaaaagacaaatcatgaactttacccaaaaagattctgaaactttttatcaaagttgggaaagattcaaagatcttttaaatgcttgtcctcatcatggttatgaaaattggcgtttgataagttttttttatgaaagtttgacaCCTAAAATGCGCCAATTTGTACAAACCATGTGTAATGGAGAATTTTTTGACAAAGAGCCTGAGGaagcatttgaatattttgattaccTTGCTGAAAATGCTCAATCTTGGGACACAACTGATGTGCATGATAGGTCTAGGCAAGTTGAGTCTGGTCATGGAAAATATACTttgaaagaagatgatgatttgcGTGCTAAATTAACTTTGTTGTCTAGAAAAATGGAAGCTATGGAATTAAAAAAGGTAAATGAAGTGCATGCTGTCCATAAAAATTCAGAGAAGTGTAGCATATGTGAGGATCATGGGCATTCAACTAATGAGTGTCCCACGATCCCCGCATTCAAAGAGGTATTGTTAGACCAATCTAATGCtgtaaatatgatacaaaaacCATATTCTGGTCCTTATTCTAATTCTTATAATCCAGGATGGAAAAACCACCCAAATTTTGGGTGGAGGAATGACCAGCAAGTAGCTCCAGCAGCCTTGGCTCCGGGACCCTCTCAACTCGCAATTCAAGCACCTCCAATGCAAAAGAAGGGATTTGAAGAGACAGTACAGCAATTGTCAAACACCTTGTAG
- the LOC121247343 gene encoding uncharacterized protein LOC121247343: MNCVDEVWREEVTGTCLFLLVAKLKKLKLALRRWNKEVFGRVDRSIQELEENMDGLEVRMQEGVLPELEHEYLRTKADLKLWENREELRLAQQAKKKWLKEGDRNSKFFHAVVSQRRRASVVSKMTLPNGVVLDSQEAIHNATVDYFQTFLTGEGPTGTPDLSGLLSPVANVDENYELVKEPIDEEATVLPRMISWEQGAFVPGSSIFENITLAQEMVHSLHRHTNGGNVMLKIDMAKAYDRVDWSFLRLVMKGFGLADSEVLTRLLRRNFAQGRITSYFHPRGAPLVSHLLYLDDLLIFANGEKRSIRRLLRMLDQLCGTNFSSQVLRSATSDKEAYSKAFGTVGEQNPQGGRLEI; this comes from the exons atgaattgtGTGGATGAGGTTTGGAGGGAAGAGGTAACTGGGACATGCTTATTTCTGTTGGTTGCAAAACTGAAAAAGCTTAAGCTGGCTCTCAGAAGGTGGAACAAAGAGGTTTTTGGGAGGGTTGATCGGTCGATTCAGGAATTAGAGGAGAACATGGATGGTCTTGAGGTCCGGATGCAAGAGGGGGTTCTCCCTGAGCTAGAGCATGAATATTTACGTACAAAAGCTGATTTGAAGCTTTGGGAAAATAGGGAGGAACTCAGATTGGCTCAACAGGCTAAAAAGAAATGGCTTAAGGAAGGAGACCGTAATTCAAAATTCTTTCATGCGGTAGTAAGCCAACGTAGAAGAGCTTCCGTTGTTTCAAAAATGACCCTCCCGAATGGGGTTGTTTTGGATTCTCAGGAGGCGATTCATAATGCAACGGTGGATTATTTCCAGACTTTTCTCACGGGGGAGGGACCTACAGGGACTCCCGATTTGAGTGGTTTATTATCCCCGGTGGCTAATGTTGATGAGAACTATGAGCTTGTTAAGGAGCCTATTGACGAGGAG GCGACTGTGCTTCCTCGTATGATCTCATGGGAACAAGGTGCTTTTGTTCCGGGGagtagtatttttgagaatattactCTAGCACAGGAAATGGTACATTCACTCCATCGCCATACTAATGGAGGGAATGTAATGCTGAAGATAGATATGGCAAAGGCGTATGATAGAGTTGACTGGTCTTTCTTAAGATTGGTTATGAAGGGTTTTGGCTTGGCTGATTCA GAAGTCCTTACTCGGTTGCTCCGGCGAAATTTTGCTCAAGGTAGAATTACCTCTTATTTTCATCCAAGAGGAGCGCCCTTGGTTTCGCACCTTCTTTATTTAGATGATCTCcttatttttgcaaatggggaGAAGAGATCCATTAGAAGGCTTCTTCGTATGTTGGATCA GCTTTGTGGAACGAACTTTTCCAGCCAAGTACTTAGGAGTGCCACTAGTGACAAGGAGGCTTACAGCAAGGCATTTGGAACCGTTGGTGAACAAAATCCACAAGGTGGCAGGCtggaaatttaa